In Solea senegalensis isolate Sse05_10M unplaced genomic scaffold, IFAPA_SoseM_1 scf7180000015769, whole genome shotgun sequence, the DNA window GTGGCCATCTCTATGAACTACATCTGCAGTATTCTGTTCCTCACGCTGGTCAGTGTGGACCGCTACCTGGCTTTGGTAAAGCCCATGACCCCCAGTCGTCTGAGGAGAGCCTCCTGGGCCAAGCGTATCTGCTTGGGGATATGGATCCTGGGCTTGCTCTTCAGTCTGCCCGTCCTGATCTTCCGCACAGTGATGCACGTAGAGGATCCTGGTGTTGATGCCTGCATTCTGGACTACCCACACCCAGCGTGGAGGTTGCACCACAACATCACCAGCAATGTTCTCGGATTTATAGTACCTGTGATGGCAGTGACTTACTGCACTCATCACATCATGGCCACTCTGAATAACCCGGGAGCTAAAGGGTTACGTGGGTCAAGGGCAGAGAGAAAGGCCACATACTTGGTCCTGGCTGTTCTGGGAGTCTTTCTCTTCTGTTGGACACCACACCAAGTAATGCGGTTTCTTGACACTGTGGATTACTTCCAGTTGGTGCCTGGGTGCCTCTGGGGTCACGTCCTAGACATCGGCATTCAGTTGTCCACATATCTGGCGTACAGCAACAGTGCAGTGAACCCCTTCCTTTTCGTCATTGTGGGGAAGCATTTCAGGAGGAAGGCAAAGGATGTGTTCGGACAAATGCTGAACCCTTGGTCCAAAGACTTGAGTATGAGCACCATCTCAATGATCACGTTCAATGAAACGCAGCGGAAGTATTGAAAAGCTGCAAAAAATCCTAACTGTAAAAAACTGGCTGTAGTATTCACAATGACGTTGTGCAAGCACAGCTGCCAAGAGCTGCTACATGTCCTGTTTACAGACACATTGGAATACTGAGGGGCTGGGGATAGAATCCCGGACCTTCCCGGTGGGAGACAGCCTCCTCAACCTACTGATCCACAGCCGCCCCAGTGTCCTCATTTATAACAACATTTtgaaacaaggcaatcagagatggcagacttcaccccattcacacaacaagcctgTGTTGACCTGCGTTACAGACTCTGTGGTGCAATGGTGGAGCGTCTGACTCCAGATAACTCCAGAAGATTACGTGTTCAAATCCAAGTCATGATCAACATTCTTgggcctctgttgctcatattgcaagcaaatgtggaaacacagacacagagccaccaaaaaccatacttcactcccactctgagGTCAAGTAATAAAATTGTTCTGATGAAAGTTCTGGCATTAATTCAAGATCAACTGTGTCACATTTAAgatggtttattggcagaaatgtatcTTGTATAAGTGTTACCTTacttgtacttgtgtgtgtgtatatatatatatatatacagtatatacatatatatatacaagttAGGCTATGCAAACacaattatacatacatacatatatacacagtatatatatatatgtatatatatatatgtgtatatatatatatatatatatatatatatatatacatatatatatatatatatataaatataattgttGGGAAAGCGAGGGGTGAGTGAAGAAGTCCTCCAATAATTGCAATCTGCAATGTCACCTGTAGATGTCAGACTTTCTTACACAAAAGATCTTACAGCTAAATGGTcaaattgttttaataaatgtgctTATTTACACATCCAACAGATTGAGCAAAATATTAGGATTAGGGATTCAAACCAGTGAGCTCCTTGCTCTGAGGCGCTACACCAGCccttgtcattatttttaaatgacttattATCAGTGCATGAATTTAAAGATGTATGAAGTAATTGTTGTTAAATCACTGTTGCTGAGTGCTCAAGATGAACCTCTATCTTTAATGAGCTTATTCTCTGTGACTTAGTGCATTGATGATtgttaaatattcaaaatgtgtgCTACTAAATTAATAGGTATGAACTAAAGAAAGGTCATGTTCAACAGAAGTAGTACATTAAAGATCCAATTGTCtaactgtgttgtgtgtcattCGTAAgcaacacactctctcttctgtTCCAGAACATGTGACACCAAGTGACACCAATTTCAACCTCCCTAAAGAcatatgtgacattttatggaaaatATCAAAAAGTAAATGGAAAAACCAgaaaccatcatcatcatatcaccatccatccatccaccttctaccgctttatcctccacaggagtgtcgtggagggtgctgtgccaatctcagctggcatagggccattgttcgccagtccatcgcagggacacatgtagagacaaaccattcaaacattcactctcacactcacacctacggtcaatctagagtgtccaatttacctaatcacatattgcatgtttttggactgtgggtggatgccggagaacccggagaaaacctatgcacacatggggagaacatgccaacGTTTTTGTCTCCAGACAATGTAGGGTGGGGTGGGGACATGTCATGACATgtcatgacatgtaatgtaacgtaacaatgtaacatttgGAATCATAACTAAATCTGGTGAACTCTGTTTGCTTAGCTAACATTTTCATTCCCAAAAACAGAACTTTAAAAGCAATGcatccaatttgcctaatttaCGAATCAATTGAATTTATATTGAAAGTCTTTGGAAATAATGGTAAAAAAACTATATGATTCCTTAAAGTATTTTTCTGCTGCAATGGCTCAACAAGCACCATACACATCGCACTTTTTCAATTAATATTATAGCTGCCTTTTGATTGAGGAAGTGCTTTTcccttatttatttcttatatatatatatatatatatatatatatatatatatctttcttttcttgcattttttcttgtgtatttatttctttttttactcataTCTTAGCACTTCAAACGCACCTTGGTCTGTGTTCTTTATGTCTGTTATGTCTGTATGCCAATCGAAGTGtcaataaagttgttgtttttttgtcgtcacGCGCGGCAGCGGAACTCGTCACAAGCGACAGAACCCGAGGACTAAAGTTCTGGACTGAAGTTCTGGAGTTCTGACTGTGTGTAAGTGTTGATGTGTTGAACCGTATACATACTGTTGTGTTCTGTCGGTGTTTTGAAactttaaaaagcagcagccgGTTTCAAGTTTCGTCGTCACGTTAACGCCGCACCGAGATGCTAACGACGAAGCGTAAAAAGCCAACGAAGTAAGCGTCGTTTCGTTGAAAACGTTCTCGGAACACATTGTGTGGACAGTGTTGTCTTGTCAGCATATACGTGCTGTCTGTagatacaaatacaaaagtaGTCAGTAGTACGGTTTGTTGAGACTCTGAAAGGAAGCACCGTGTTTTAGTGTGTCTGTCGTGTACATTGTACACACACAGCTAATGTAAGGATTGTACCAAAGTGTCCACAActttgtccataaaatatcaacaTTCTGCTAagtttgtcttttcattcatGATTGCAAGATGtcatttgaacatttaacaGCTATATTATATCTCTAATTCACTGTCGCCTAGtctaaaacaacatttcagatATTACTACATTCTTCCTATCCATAATTGTCATTTCAGACGTTCTTCCGAGGACAAATGacgtcacttttgccattcatttgTATGGGGTTTATCATTACGTGTATCAACAATGTTACGGATATCTGCCATTGAATTGTAGATATCTGTAATTCCAGTCCGAGATATCTACAGTTTGATTCTGACTAGTCCTAACTCCAGTTCAAGTTATCTTTAATTCACCTCAATTCAAGATTCCAGAGATATCTGAAATTAGAAATGTCTTTCATTCTGCCTAGTCAAAATGTAATTACAGATATCTTGAATTAGAGTTTTGACTAGTCAGAATCAAATTGTAGATATCTCAAACTGGAATTACAGATATCTACAATTCAATGGCAGAGAACCAGCACCTGTTAACCGTTAGCTTAATTAGTGCCATGTCGGCTTTTTAATGCTGCAATTCTTCCGAGATTTCTCTCACAGTTTTCAACAGAACgatgttctctctctccactaATCCCCCGTGTGAGGGCTCTTTTCTGGTGTTTTCTTCGATTAGAGCCAAAGCCATGActgcttctttcttcttccattCATAGAAATAAGAAAGTAAACCCACCTCTTCTTTGATTATGGCGGGAGGGGGAAATTACGTATTTATGGGTATCTAAAATAGAGCATGACGTTGCTCAATAATTTGCACTGGTCATAATGACGTTTGAGATATCTTTAACTTTCATTCTGCCTAGTCAAAACTCAATTACAGATATCTGCAGTTGTCATTTAAGATGTGTGACGAGTTGCAGATATCTCTATCGAGTCACAATTACGTTACAGAAAGACGTTGTTGATATGTACAATGTTAATTCCGGACTTAAACTTAGTGTTTAAATGTTACAAGGGCTTGCCATAGTTTCTGACTTTTggattgtatttttcttttttatctttctttttctgatatCCGATCCAGCGATTTTGACTCGTATCACACCGATACCAAGTATCGTATAGGCTCGTCCCTTATGAAAATAGAGGATGCACACACTTTTTCTCTCAGTACCTTTAACTGCTAATAGTATGTGCTTTTaataatgtcagaaaaaaacatggaaataatgatgttctcaaatgtctgattcagtttcaatgtttttcaatgttcaaggagcaaagaaaactgaaaatagtCACGTTTtggagctgaaaaatctgagaagttgtttttaacggttgaaaaaaaatcacatctgaATCGATTCTGAAATAGTtggcaattaatttagtaaatgtttaatcaaataatcgctgcagccctagTGCAATATGACCATAAAGTGTCCAGAAAGAAGTCAAACCTGTAGTTGACAGTGTAATCTGTGTCTACAGACATCAGCAGCCCTTTGTAAAGTGTCAACTGTCTCTCATCTAAAGAGGTTTTTTCATTGTGGTTGTGGATTTTGCCTCGTACAGATTTCACATGACAAAGACAACTGAAGTGTAAATGAACAATCTTTAAACGTTAAACaatatttctttccttttattaCAAGAAACAAGCCGAGAGGAATCTGGTCATAGTTATAATGAGCTGAGAGCTAAGCTGACGTGGAGCAACGATGGACATCAACATCATGCTGCTGTCACACGCTAATGTGAAatatatcacattttcattgttaatGACTCTGCTGCAGTCTTATCAAATGCTCTATAAATGAGTAGTGCGagaactgtgtaatggaaaagggCTAAATCCTTTCATGTCCCTCATAGAGTTGCGGTTGGACGTTTTTCAGTCCCTCAGCAGGCTGACATGTGGTCTCTGTTTCCACGACAGCATGAGTCTACGagaaatcactgaaaatgtGGAGCTGGCCCGTGAGTATGCCCTGCTGGGAAACTACAACTCGGCCAGTGTCCTCTACCATGGATTGTTAGAGCAAATAAAGAAGTATATGTACACTGTGCGGGACAGCAGCGTTCAGCAGAGATGGCAGCAGGTAACTGGAGCGTTCACAACGTCACAACATGTCGACGAGAAAAAGCTGGATtttctgatgtgtgtttttttattttatttacaggtGTGGCAAGAAATCAGTGAGGAGAATCAACAGGTTCAGGATATAATGTCCACTCTGGAGAAGTTTCAGCTGGACGCGACGCCTGCCAAGCCCAGTACTAACGACGACTGTGACATCAGGCCTGTACATGTGGAACAGAGGTATCACAACtgtcagttatttacaacttTAATATGAAGCTCCTTTTGTTGACTGTTGCTCGTGAGCACTGTGGCACCGTAGACAGAGTTCACCGGCGTTTCCGTCAGACTGCTTTGGTGCATATTTGCACTGAAAACACCTGAAAGTATGCTTGTGTTAGAGTGACGTGAAGACGTGGCCACATATCAACGGCTATTAGTTCTCTTTGCTTAGAACAAGTTTTCACCGTCTTCGTTCACCACTTttgaaacaaatgacaacagAAGACGTAGAAAATAAATCTCTTCTCAAGTCGAAGCAGGGTGTCTCCTCGTTGGACACTGTTCCCTGGAGCTGTTTTTGAGACATGAAGGACGTGACGTTCAGAAcgtgttcacaacagcagggaAATCTGCAAGGGTTCAAAGTCAGTgagtgggtggagcctggtttgAGCAGGCAGAAGGCAGagcactcacacattcatgtccCACAGTTTTCCTCTGTGCTctcatgttattatttatatagcacactagcaactattttaatgttttttaccAAGAAAGTCATTATGAAGTTAATAGAgttatgaaaacaattgttgGATGGAGCCAATGGCGTTTCAGTTCGTTTCCATTGAGCTATTGAGTTTTGTATTATAAAAGGTACATGCTCATTGGATTATAACCCTCTGAATCTAGATTGAATATCAAAGTCTTGAGAGAATTCACATCATCagagaaacaaatgcaataataaaaacacgCCAGTCCTCTGTGGAACCAGATCAACTCGATCCTAAGTGCTGTGTGAAGCCTGTGTAAGTGGTTTGTGAACACTGTTCCTGATAAAGTCATATGATGGAGATTAGCAAACGTCACACTGCCTCTTTGTTTGTGCAGCTCTTCCTACACTTAATGGCACGTTGGAAAACTTGTTAAAAggctgttttttattattattattgtcaatatcttgatttattgatttgtttttacattcataAAATGCCCCAAATGATCATTTTCTCAAACCTGATAatgacatcttcatttgtttcatcgacaaaccaaagatattcagtttgcTGTCATAGACGACCAAAGAAACCCggaaatattaataaataatgagcTTGTCTTTTGGCTGTTTTGGCTGCGAAGCGAAGAGTGTCCATCACtctaactttatttgtatagcacaaagtgctttacgTGATGAAATCGACCTCATCATCACTGAGGAAAACATGAGCCATGTCCATGAGCTCCACTAACAGTGTTGAGGTAAACTGGCGTAAGTCCACTTTCATCTGTGTATTCAAAGCAGattaaaaagcagagaaaaatgaCCATGGTCATGCAACCTGTGAGGAAGAAGTAACTCATCATCTATTTGATAATATAGAAATGAACAAACTTGTCCAGTGAGTCCAGTGTCGTGATAATTGTCATATATTGTAACATGACATGATCACATTTTCTGGTCCTCTTCAGACATTCTCCTTGTCCTGTCAGACGTTCGGCGAACCCTTGTAAAGACAACAAACCTCCCATCAACTACCTGAGTGTGGCTATGAGGGCCCAGCAGAGGCACTTGCCTCGTGGAGCCAatggagacaaaagaaaaccacccaaaggcaaagaaaagaaggaggcGAAGGAGGCAAAGGAGGCGAAGGAAGCGAAGGAGGCCTCGGGCAAAACAAAGGAGGACAAGGTGAGCAACATTTGATTGGTCGTAGTTTgaatgaacacaaactagtATATTTCCAAACACTGTTGAGTAAACTGTGTCCACACTTGCAGCCTGTCAGTCCAGTTCTGTGGGTTTCATGTCGTGTGTTTTCCAGAGCAAAGCAGAGGTCCAGGAGAAGGAAGTGAAAAAATTTGACGGGACAGGATATGACAAAGACTTGGTGGAAGCTCTGGAGAGAGACATTATATCTCAGAATCCAAATATTAAATGGtatgtttttactcttttttatAAACCATGCtaaatattaatacataatataaaacaatatttggtGCTTGTCCTGCAGTTGACTATTTTAAAATTCTCGATTCTCTAATGTATTTTTCTGTGGCCAATACTGAGCTTTAGAAATCAGCGGTTTACTTTTCCTCATCTGATAaaactctaataataataatgataataaacacacacagttgcttaATCTAAATAAGTATATATTGAAGAACTCTATTATGAATAaaactctaataataataataataataataattataataaacacacacagttgcttaatctaaataattatatattgaAGAACTCTATTATGAATAcaactctaataataataataatgataataataataataatgataataaacacacacagttgcttaATCTAAATAAGTATATATTGAAGAACCCCATTATGAATAcaactctaataataataataatgataataaacacacacagttgttaaTCTAAATAAGTATATATTGAAGAACTCTATTATGAAtaaaacttaataataataataataataataatgataataaacacacataaagttGCTTAAtctaaataattatatattgaAGAACTCTATTATGAATAcaactctaataataataataatgataataaacacacacagttgcttaatctaaataattatatattgaAGAACTCTATTATGAATAcaactctaataataataataataataatgataataaaacaatacacagTTGCTTAATCTAAATAAGTATATATTGAAGAACTCTATTATGAATaaactctaataataataataataataatgataataaacacacacagttgcttaATCTAAATAAGTATATATATTGAAGAACTCTATTATGAATAcaactctaataataataataatatcatacaCACAGTTGCTTAAtctaaataattatatattgaAGAACTCTATTATGAATAaaactctaataataataataataatgataataaacacacacagttgcttaATCTAAATAAGTATATATTGAAGAACTCTATTATGAATAaaactctaataataataataataataataataaatcatacaCACAGTTGCTTAAtctaaataattatatattgaAGAACTCTATTATGAATAcaactctaataataataataataataatgataataaacacacacagttgcttaATCTAAATAAGTATATATTGAAGAACTCTATTATGAATAcaactctaataataataataataataatgataataaacacacacagttgcttaatctaaataattatatattgaAGAACTCTGTCATCCATCCACGCGTATTTGAGATCGGGTCTCGGAGGTCTTAGACTTCCCTTTCCCTGGCCACATGGTCCAGCTCTGATTGGGGGGATCCCCAGGCAGACTCTCAGGGCAATGACGAGATATAATCTCCCCACTTAGTCCTTGGTCTCGCCCGAGTGCCAGGAACACCTCCCGAGGAAGCCGCCCCGGTGGCATCCTTACCAGGTGCCTGACCCACCTCAACTGACTCCTTTCAGCTCTACTGCGAGCCCCTCCCACATGCCTGAGCTTCTCACCCTCTCTGTAAGGGGGAGGGCAGCCACCACTCTGAGATatttagatatttgtgttttaactaCATTTGTAAGTGTTGAGTTTTATCTGGGCCTTTGGGATTTGCCCGGTCTGGTAgatttatgaataaatgaattgatATCACTAGTATCACCTTTAGCTCTGTCCAATCTGTTTCCATAGGGACGACATCGCAGACCTGGAAGATGCCAAGAAACTCCTGAAAGAGGCCGTGGTGTTGCCGATGTGGATGCCGGCCTTTTTCAAAGGCATACGGAGGCCGTGGAAGGTAGCGATTGAAGAGACTTTGATTTCTTTGGTCAAGTGTTGACATGTAATCACACGGACTTCCTCATGTAGGGTGTGCTCATGGTGGGACCTCCTGGCACCGGGAAGACACTTCTGGCCAAAGCCGTCGCTACTGAATGCAGAACCACGTTCTTCAACGTTTCCTCGTCTACGCTCACGTCCAAGTACAGAGGAGAGTCCGAAAAGCTCGTTCGTCTGCTTTTTGAAATGGTGAGATCACGCGTGGTGTTGACTTGATTGTGCTCTTCACTTCATTACAAACGAGCTTGAACTCGGCAGTAAAAGCACTTTATTATGCACCAAATGTATCCTCCAAAACTCCAGAATACTATTATTGTTGAAGACGATGTAGAAACTCTGCATCACGCGGACTAGAGCTTGAAACCTTTTGTTTCTCCTGGTACGTCTCGCTGTTCGCGCGCGTCACTGTGCGTGTTTTTCAAGATACATTCTCACAACacgagaagaaaagaagaaaagaagaaaagaacccCTCCTTTGTTTTCAACATGTGCTTGTTTCCTTTCGCccctttgtttacatttgattatCCATCGAGGGCCATGTTTGTACGGTGCCTCAGAAAGGACAAACTTAAACACTGGCTTTTCTGTTGCTTGCAGGACAGCGTGAGTGAGGTGTATTCACTTCCTTCACATTTCTCTAGTGGAATCAGaaacgttgtgtttttgttcactcaGGCACGTTTTTATGCTCCAACTACAATCTTCATCGATGAGATCGACTCCATGTGCAGCCGCAGAGGAACCTCAGAGGAACATGAGGCCAGCAGGAGAGTCAAGGCAGAGCTGCTGGTGCAGATGGATGGTATGATGACAGTGATGCTCGTGATCAGAGGTCAAGGGCAGATTCCGGTGTGGACTCTGGTTGAGGAATTCTAAGCATTTATATTATCATGATGGAAATGTGATGCTGTAAatccgttgttgttgttgttgttgttgttattgttgttgttttgatgcaAGTATTCCTTCTCAGAGGCTTTTTACCCTGTTGTCGCTGATGCTTAGGTGTTGGTGGAGCGTCAGAAAACGACAACCCCTCAAAGATGGTGATGGTCCTGGCTGCAACCAACTTCCCCTGGGACATTGACGAAGCTCTGAGGAGACGACTGGAGAAGAGGATCTACATCCCTCTGCCTTCAAGTACAGTCACTCCTTCACTTGAGTTATTGTGTCACAGAGAGTTATTCACTCTGAGTCAAGttcaaaacattttgtttttaaatgttctcaCTAAATGATGTTATGTATTGACCTTTTAAAACAGTGATCACATTACAGTTGCTAATAAAGGACAGAAGAACATTCACAAGTTCAAAGAATGTCAGTAGCTGAGCTGTCAACACGCTGTGAGGTCATAGATTCAGCACGTGTCGGCTCAAACGTGAATAGTGAACTCCTCCGCGCAGAGATCAGCTCGTGTTGCCTCCTTTTCTGTTGCAGCCAACGGCCGAGTGGAACTGCTGAGGATCAACCTGAAGGAACTGGAGCTGGCCAGTGATGTGGACTTGGATAAAATCGCAGAGCAGATGGAGGGTTACTCAGGAGCTGATATCACCAATGTGTGCAGGTGAGGCTGTTCTTCCTGTTCCAGAAAGACATTGGGCCTCAGTCATCGTCGATGATTTTATGAGTGATTGTTTAGTGCATAAAATATCAGAACGTTGATcagatgttttcaaatgactggttttgtccacaaaccaaaccgattcagtttgaatgattgatgaatctctttgttgtttgaagcaaagaaaccagaagctGAACAATAATGGTATAAAAATagctgatgattcatttagtaattgattaataattgtttCAGCGCTAATATGCACAAATCTGTGCatataaatgtcctcacaacatgGCCCATTATATATAATCTAATGTACACcatttaaaagttgttttaaagTATTCATGTGTTACATAAACCTGATCATTTATGGTCATTGAAGCATTGGTCTTCTGTATATTAGCTGAGTTAGTTTaatggaatatatatatatatatatatatatatatatatatatatatatatatatatatatatatatatatatatatatatatatacatatatatatatatatatatatatatatatatgtatatgtatatatattccATTAAActaactatatatataatattatatatatatacatatgtatatatatatatacatatatatatatgaacataaaTGATATCTTTATGTATCATATTCATGAATATGAATGATGTCCGTCACCAaccactgttgttttgtttctgaaatGATTAGTAATGACTTGAAGATAGAAATgcatagatgtgtgtgtgtgtgtgtgtgtgtgtgtgtgtgtgtgtgtgtgtgtgtgtgtgtgtgtgtgtgtgtgtgtgtgtgtgtgtgtgtgtgtgtgtgtgtgtgtgtgtgttctgcagggATGCGTCTCTGATGGCCATGAGGCGACGCATCGAGGGCCTCACACAGGAGGAGATCCGCAACATTTCCCGGGATGAAATGCACATGCCCACCACCATGGAGGACTTTGAGTCAAGTCTGAGAAAAGTGTCCAAGTCTGTGTCTGCGGCCGACCTGGAGAAGTATGAGAAATGGATCGAAGAGTTTGGATCGTGCTGAAAGACAAAACCGAGCACTGGACGACCCGACGGAGACATCGTCTATCGTTCCTCTTTAGTCTTTTTAATGTAACActtaacagtgtgtgtatgtagatatatatatatatatatatatttcatgaTCACAACACTAACCTGACATTTCTATGAATAAAGCAACCATATTTATGCATATTTAAAACTGGATGTGTCTTTATTAGTGACCCGTGCTGAGGAGAGGCTGAAAGGTTTACTGTGGGATGTTTTACtggtcactcactcactcatgaaCACATTAGGGTAAcaacatttgaatgtgtttattttaaacatcaataataacaataataatgtgtgtgtgtgtatatttataggAAATGTAGAAGTATGTTCGAAAAGCAACATGCTCATCTGGCCCCACCCCTTATGTACGTTCATATTTCAATACACTGTCCTTTAAATGAGTCTGTCTTTCCCCCCGAGCGTCCGTCCACGACAAATCCTCAATGTCCCTGTTAAAAAAACTCGATTGGATGCATGATTGAAGAAATGAAAACCTTTGATGTGTTGAAACAAAGTCATTCACGTGAACGCTCCCCAATGAATGAAATGGATGATTTGTCTGATGGTGGAACAAGCTTGTGACGTCACACTGTCTTCAAGAAACTCTGGAcaacactaaaatgtgacaccactgactgactgactgactgtctccACTCCACACTGTCTGTCACTGTAATGAATGTTTTCAGTGATAGTTTTAGGCTTGTGTGTTGATCACTTAAATGTAACGTAATGTGCTCATGAAAGTGAAGAACACAACATGGAAGGCCTGTTGAGatcacatgtatatacatatacacatatatatatatatacatatacatgtacataccaCACTTacatattttctgcttttgttatGTCCACTTTAAGCACAATACTCATATCAACCAGAGGAAAAACAGCATCACGGTCATAGTGAAAGCTTTTAATGAGCAGATCCAAACACAATCCAGCTGGAACACAGATACAGATTGACACTAATGCGACAAATGGAaacctacagtatgtgttgttgtAAAAACGTGTGACCGTGTGTCGTCCGTTCACTGTTGCCCTCACAGCACTCCCTTCACCCACTGCGTCACTCGCGGCATCTGCTCGTATTGTTTGGAGTTGTCATGCAGTAAGAGTGAGAATGACTGAGCGGACAGCAAACTGCATTCACTGCACTAACACATGCACCTCATGCATCCTGCAGCTTTTACTCCTAAACCAAGTGCAGTCactaagaataagaagaatgataataacaacactaTAACGCCACTTTGTTGTCATCTGGTGTctcagacacagaaacaaagctCAGCACAGTAAGTGGAAATACTGTGCATGTGCTTTGCAAGAAACATGAGCGCATCAGCCAGATGGTGGCGCTGTAATTGAGTCACAAAAACTTTTATTTCGAGGGGCTCGTCTTTTTAAGCGCACCTGATTTAAAGTTTCTAACTAGAACGTCttcatttgacaaaataatacaGAATAGCATCATATTAGCATTCACCATGTGCATTAAAGTAGTTA includes these proteins:
- the si:dkey-63b1.1 gene encoding B2 bradykinin receptor translates to MVVNASDWLVPTVGPDLDLCSNYTAAWLWLSSLQPLYLGLISVIGVVGNGLVLGVFCLQKKPCTVADIYLGNLAAADLVMMSCLPFWAVTISQGFQWDFGEVLCKLINVAISMNYICSILFLTLVSVDRYLALVKPMTPSRLRRASWAKRICLGIWILGLLFSLPVLIFRTVMHVEDPGVDACILDYPHPAWRLHHNITSNVLGFIVPVMAVTYCTHHIMATLNNPGAKGLRGSRAERKATYLVLAVLGVFLFCWTPHQVMRFLDTVDYFQLVPGCLWGHVLDIGIQLSTYLAYSNSAVNPFLFVIVGKHFRRKAKDVFGQMLNPWSKDLSMSTISMITFNETQRKY
- the katna1 gene encoding katanin p60 ATPase-containing subunit A1 isoform X1, which gives rise to MSLREITENVELAREYALLGNYNSASVLYHGLLEQIKKYMYTVRDSSVQQRWQQVWQEISEENQQVQDIMSTLEKFQLDATPAKPSTNDDCDIRPVHVEQRHSPCPVRRSANPCKDNKPPINYLSVAMRAQQRHLPRGANGDKRKPPKGKEKKEAKEAKEAKEAKEASGKTKEDKSKAEVQEKEVKKFDGTGYDKDLVEALERDIISQNPNIKWDDIADLEDAKKLLKEAVVLPMWMPAFFKGIRRPWKGVLMVGPPGTGKTLLAKAVATECRTTFFNVSSSTLTSKYRGESEKLVRLLFEMARFYAPTTIFIDEIDSMCSRRGTSEEHEASRRVKAELLVQMDGVGGASENDNPSKMVMVLAATNFPWDIDEALRRRLEKRIYIPLPSTNGRVELLRINLKELELASDVDLDKIAEQMEGYSGADITNVCRDASLMAMRRRIEGLTQEEIRNISRDEMHMPTTMEDFESSLRKVSKSVSAADLEKYEKWIEEFGSC
- the katna1 gene encoding katanin p60 ATPase-containing subunit A1 isoform X2 — protein: MSLREITENVELAREYALLGNYNSASVLYHGLLEQIKKYMYTVRDSSVQQRWQQVWQEISEENQQVQDIMSTLEKFQLDATPAKPSTNDDCDIRPVHVEQRRSANPCKDNKPPINYLSVAMRAQQRHLPRGANGDKRKPPKGKEKKEAKEAKEAKEAKEASGKTKEDKSKAEVQEKEVKKFDGTGYDKDLVEALERDIISQNPNIKWDDIADLEDAKKLLKEAVVLPMWMPAFFKGIRRPWKGVLMVGPPGTGKTLLAKAVATECRTTFFNVSSSTLTSKYRGESEKLVRLLFEMARFYAPTTIFIDEIDSMCSRRGTSEEHEASRRVKAELLVQMDGVGGASENDNPSKMVMVLAATNFPWDIDEALRRRLEKRIYIPLPSTNGRVELLRINLKELELASDVDLDKIAEQMEGYSGADITNVCRDASLMAMRRRIEGLTQEEIRNISRDEMHMPTTMEDFESSLRKVSKSVSAADLEKYEKWIEEFGSC